A genomic segment from Syntrophotalea acetylenivorans encodes:
- the pstC gene encoding phosphate ABC transporter permease subunit PstC, with the protein MKRYRELIAERAFLLSALASSSITVAILGFMVFMGLPLLKQGGLHQLLLKPWAPFQGLFGIYPMIMGTAAISLLSLLFAFPLSLGCSFLIGSIAPQTVSKGFRRLIELMTGIPTVIYGFVGVFLLVPIVRELFQSGSGLCILTAALVLGIMISPTMTLFFCDSFDRIPKAYLDAADALGASPVQKLLYVILPAARHGMLNGVILSLGRAVGDTLIALMLAGNSVRVAESVLEPARTLTAHIALVIAADYESPEFRSIFACGVVLYLFTMTVTFLVRYLSFSKDRTV; encoded by the coding sequence ATGAAAAGATACCGGGAGCTGATTGCGGAGAGGGCCTTTCTCCTCTCCGCATTAGCCAGCTCTTCCATCACCGTAGCGATTCTGGGCTTCATGGTGTTTATGGGCCTGCCCCTGCTCAAGCAGGGGGGGCTTCACCAGCTGCTGCTGAAACCGTGGGCGCCCTTCCAGGGTTTGTTCGGCATCTACCCGATGATCATGGGCACCGCTGCCATCTCCCTGCTGAGCCTGTTGTTCGCCTTCCCCTTAAGCCTCGGCTGTTCCTTTCTGATCGGCTCCATAGCACCGCAAACCGTCAGCAAAGGATTCCGGCGCTTGATCGAGCTGATGACCGGCATCCCCACGGTCATCTACGGCTTTGTCGGGGTTTTTCTCCTGGTCCCCATCGTCCGCGAGCTGTTTCAAAGCGGCTCGGGCCTGTGCATTCTCACCGCCGCCCTGGTGCTGGGCATCATGATCTCGCCCACCATGACCCTGTTTTTCTGCGACAGCTTTGACCGGATTCCCAAGGCCTACCTGGATGCCGCCGATGCCCTGGGCGCAAGCCCCGTACAAAAGCTGCTCTATGTTATTCTGCCGGCCGCAAGACACGGCATGCTCAACGGGGTCATCCTCTCCCTGGGGCGGGCCGTGGGAGACACCCTCATCGCCCTGATGCTGGCGGGCAATTCGGTGCGGGTCGCCGAATCGGTTCTGGAACCGGCCCGAACCCTCACCGCCCATATCGCCCTGGTCATCGCCGCCGATTACGAAAGCCCCGAGTTCCGCTCCATTTTCGCCTGCGGAGTGGTGCTCTACCTGTTCACCATGACAGTGACCTTTCTGGTTCGCTACCTGAGTTTCAGCAAGGATAGAACAGTTTGA
- the pstA gene encoding phosphate ABC transporter permease PstA, translating into MRYRSLERLTIIFSWLAGLLLLSAVGLLLGYLFVKGHQAVNLKLIFGDASPLRAILLQERVFNGLFPAIVGTLVLVLLSVIWAIPVGMATGIYLAEYAGPRAKRVLDAFFDVLSGIPSIVIGLFGFAFAVFLHKHYSDRIGPCLLISSIALSFLVLPYIIRTTQASLDGIPRETRLTALALGATKFQNIFLVLIPKSLAGIMSGIILAIGRCAEDTAVIMLTGAVASTGLPRSLFTQYEALPFYIYYISSQYTDRAELMQGYGAAIILLLLCAVLFSVAYGIRKGLSHFALYRP; encoded by the coding sequence TTGAGATACCGCAGCCTCGAGCGCCTGACCATCATATTTTCCTGGCTGGCCGGCTTACTACTGCTGAGTGCAGTCGGCTTGCTACTCGGCTACCTGTTCGTCAAAGGCCATCAGGCCGTCAACCTTAAATTGATTTTCGGAGACGCCTCCCCTTTGCGAGCCATCCTTCTGCAAGAGAGGGTGTTTAACGGCCTGTTCCCCGCCATCGTCGGCACCCTGGTCCTGGTCCTGCTGTCCGTCATCTGGGCCATCCCCGTCGGCATGGCCACGGGCATCTATCTCGCTGAATATGCCGGCCCGCGGGCCAAGCGGGTGTTGGATGCTTTTTTCGACGTCTTATCCGGCATCCCCTCCATCGTGATCGGGCTGTTCGGCTTTGCCTTTGCCGTGTTTCTGCACAAACACTATTCCGACCGCATCGGCCCCTGCCTGCTCATATCGAGTATCGCCCTCTCCTTCCTGGTCCTGCCTTACATCATTCGCACCACTCAGGCGTCCCTCGATGGCATCCCACGGGAAACCCGCCTGACCGCCCTGGCCCTGGGAGCCACCAAATTTCAGAATATCTTCCTGGTGCTGATCCCCAAATCCCTGGCCGGAATCATGAGCGGGATCATCCTCGCCATCGGCCGCTGTGCCGAAGATACCGCCGTCATCATGCTGACCGGAGCCGTCGCCTCCACCGGCCTGCCCCGGTCGCTATTTACCCAATACGAAGCCCTGCCCTTTTATATCTATTACATTTCGTCCCAATATACCGATCGGGCCGAACTGATGCAGGGATACGGCGCCGCCATCATTCTCCTGCTGCTGTGCGCCGTGCTGTTTTCGGTGGCCTACGGCATTCGCAAGGGCCTGAGCCATTTCGCCCTTTACCGACCATGA
- a CDS encoding phosphate ABC transporter ATP-binding protein yields the protein MTPDIKIRVADLNFAYRDRTILRDVSLEFAENTITALTGSSGAGKSTFLMTLNRLWENISDAKMQGTVEIKLQDRFRDIYAADLAVTELRKMVAMVFQVPNPLPMSIRKNIAFPLKLSGERNRESVDQKIEQALKMANLWDEVKDRLNEDARNLSGGQQQRLCIARALVLEPEVLLLDEPTSSLDQASTAVIEELLLKLKDRLTILIVSHHPEQVDRIADKIIQFGDSGIVSTG from the coding sequence ATGACTCCAGATATCAAGATACGCGTTGCCGACCTGAACTTTGCCTACCGGGACCGGACCATCCTTCGGGACGTGAGTCTCGAATTCGCCGAGAACACGATTACCGCCCTCACCGGATCTTCCGGAGCCGGCAAATCGACCTTTCTCATGACCCTCAACCGCCTGTGGGAAAATATCTCCGATGCGAAGATGCAAGGCACGGTAGAGATCAAACTTCAGGACCGATTTCGGGATATCTACGCCGCCGATCTGGCCGTGACGGAATTGCGGAAAATGGTCGCCATGGTGTTTCAGGTGCCCAACCCTCTGCCCATGAGTATTCGCAAAAATATCGCCTTTCCTCTCAAACTCAGCGGCGAAAGAAACCGGGAATCGGTTGACCAGAAGATTGAACAGGCCCTGAAAATGGCCAATCTGTGGGATGAAGTCAAAGACCGCCTCAACGAGGATGCCCGCAACCTCTCCGGCGGTCAGCAGCAGCGGCTCTGCATCGCCCGGGCCTTGGTGCTGGAACCGGAAGTGTTGCTGCTGGACGAACCGACCTCGTCGCTGGATCAGGCATCGACAGCGGTTATCGAAGAGCTATTACTGAAACTGAAGGATCGCCTGACCATCCTGATTGTGTCCCATCATCCGGAGCAGGTTGATCGCATTGCTGACAAGATCATCCAGTTTGGCGATAGCGGGATTGTTTCCACAGGCTGA
- the tsaA gene encoding tRNA (N6-threonylcarbamoyladenosine(37)-N6)-methyltransferase TrmO → MTKDSYITYRPIGILRSPYTRRIDAPHQSTVVEGTETGAFAPATLELQDWLDEKILQDLGGFERLWLIFAFHRSEGWKSSVKPPRGGPKRGVLATRSPHRPNSIGLSAVELAKIEGRTLHLRGVDLLDGTPVLDIKPYVPYADAFPDAKAGWIDDLDEKLGRHSAPGPRRPRGR, encoded by the coding sequence ATGACCAAAGACTCCTATATCACCTATCGCCCCATCGGCATCCTGCGATCCCCCTATACCCGGCGCATCGATGCACCCCATCAAAGCACGGTGGTGGAGGGCACTGAAACCGGGGCGTTCGCCCCAGCTACCCTGGAACTTCAGGATTGGTTGGACGAGAAAATCCTTCAAGATCTGGGCGGCTTCGAGCGACTTTGGCTCATCTTCGCCTTTCATCGGAGTGAAGGCTGGAAAAGCAGCGTCAAGCCGCCCCGGGGTGGACCGAAGCGGGGCGTTCTGGCCACCCGCTCCCCTCATCGTCCCAATTCCATCGGCCTTTCGGCGGTGGAATTGGCCAAGATCGAAGGCAGGACGCTGCACCTTCGCGGCGTGGATCTCCTTGATGGCACCCCTGTTCTGGATATCAAACCCTACGTGCCCTATGCGGACGCCTTTCCCGACGCCAAAGCCGGCTGGATCGACGATCTGGATGAAAAGCTGGGACGTCATTCCGCGCCCGGACCTCGCAGGCCCAGGGGTAGGTAA
- a CDS encoding transposase, translating to MARIARVVAPGLPHHITQRGNRRQQTFFSDEDYRAYLDLLRHWCDWHKVAIWAYCLMPNHVHLIAVPHDQDGLCLAIGETHRRYTRRINFREGWRGHLWQGRFASYPMDEPHLLTAARYIELNPVRSNLCEQAENYPWSSAAFHVNGKTDPLVKQSPLVEMVADWQGFLAEEFSASKIFALKQAERTGRPLGDDKFLANLGQTLGRDLTRKKPGLKPG from the coding sequence ATGGCCAGAATCGCACGAGTCGTTGCCCCCGGTTTGCCCCATCACATCACTCAACGGGGAAATCGTAGGCAGCAAACCTTCTTTTCTGACGAAGACTATCGAGCCTACCTCGATCTTTTGAGGCATTGGTGCGACTGGCATAAGGTCGCAATTTGGGCGTATTGTCTAATGCCCAATCATGTGCATCTTATTGCCGTGCCGCATGACCAAGACGGACTATGCCTTGCCATTGGTGAAACCCATCGCCGCTATACACGCCGGATCAATTTCCGTGAGGGATGGAGGGGGCATCTTTGGCAGGGCCGTTTTGCTTCATATCCAATGGACGAACCGCATCTTCTGACCGCCGCTCGTTACATTGAACTGAATCCTGTCAGAAGCAATCTATGCGAACAAGCCGAGAATTATCCATGGAGCAGCGCCGCCTTTCATGTAAATGGCAAAACCGACCCTCTGGTGAAACAGTCACCTCTTGTTGAAATGGTCGCAGATTGGCAGGGCTTTTTAGCTGAAGAGTTTAGCGCATCTAAGATATTCGCCCTTAAACAGGCGGAAAGAACCGGACGTCCACTTGGGGATGACAAGTTTCTCGCCAATCTGGGGCAAACACTTGGCCGCGATTTAACGAGAAAAAAGCCCGGCCTGAAACCTGGCTAA
- a CDS encoding fibronectin type III domain-containing protein: protein MQSIAKLPLASLTMVIAGLLFWAAPLLAQVVQLAWDPSTSQDVAGYKIYYKADSSELPLDGVEALEGPSPIDVGNVTAFTLNELPEGSIYYFRATAYDSTGYESSLSNLAFSEWLPAILAPGMNEIVDSSVVLVWSPPPDDLDLTFSLVYGTDPELRTNIKSNKGRLKKDPTFIPTMLIDNLADTSYTANDLYSGITYYWQVVATDGSGQQYTTGISSFVTE from the coding sequence ATGCAAAGCATTGCAAAATTGCCCCTCGCCTCCCTGACGATGGTTATCGCCGGGCTGCTGTTCTGGGCCGCCCCCCTCTTGGCACAAGTCGTCCAGCTTGCTTGGGACCCGAGCACCAGCCAGGATGTCGCAGGTTATAAAATCTACTACAAGGCCGACTCCAGCGAGTTGCCGTTGGATGGAGTGGAAGCCTTGGAGGGTCCATCGCCCATCGATGTCGGCAATGTGACTGCCTTCACCCTGAATGAACTTCCGGAAGGATCGATTTACTATTTCCGCGCTACCGCCTACGACAGTACCGGCTATGAAAGCTCACTGTCCAACCTCGCGTTCAGCGAGTGGCTCCCCGCCATCCTGGCTCCGGGCATGAACGAAATTGTCGATTCCTCGGTAGTGCTGGTCTGGAGCCCACCGCCGGACGATCTCGATCTCACCTTCTCGCTAGTATACGGCACTGATCCCGAGTTGCGAACCAACATCAAAAGCAATAAAGGTCGCCTCAAAAAAGACCCCACCTTCATACCAACGATGTTGATCGACAACCTGGCGGACACCAGCTATACGGCAAATGACCTCTACTCCGGCATCACCTATTACTGGCAGGTTGTTGCCACCGACGGCAGCGGACAGCAATATACCACCGGCATCAGCTCATTTGTCACCGAATAA
- a CDS encoding selenium metabolism-associated LysR family transcriptional regulator produces MNLKQLEVFIAVAESGSFSRAAEITFLTQSTVSQHISSLEKEFDLKLLDRTGKGAFLTEAGKLLLEQARRVVAEAQNIPLALNRFRGLEDVVLKIGGSNIPACYMIPLCVSSFRKEHPGVVISLIQGDSRETLDRLKNEEVEFALIGTCVPEKGLAFTPLSLDKISLVVPVGHPWSVKEFILPEDLGSESFIFRESGSGTDQTLREQLTKASFAPEQLKVSMVLGSNEAVKQAILHGTGVSFLSELSVKKECERGEMCIVNIRGLDIYRHIYLVTRKARELAPAAKAFIDKLVQHFPSK; encoded by the coding sequence ATGAACCTGAAACAGCTAGAAGTCTTCATCGCCGTAGCCGAAAGCGGCAGTTTTTCCCGCGCAGCGGAAATCACCTTTCTGACCCAGTCGACGGTCAGTCAGCACATATCCTCTTTGGAAAAAGAATTTGACCTGAAATTGCTGGACCGGACCGGGAAAGGGGCCTTTCTCACCGAGGCGGGAAAACTGCTTTTGGAGCAAGCCCGGCGGGTGGTGGCGGAAGCTCAGAACATCCCCCTGGCTCTTAACCGTTTTCGCGGCTTGGAGGATGTTGTACTGAAGATCGGCGGTAGCAATATCCCCGCCTGCTACATGATCCCCCTCTGCGTTTCTTCCTTTCGAAAGGAACATCCCGGCGTGGTCATTTCCCTCATCCAGGGAGACAGCCGGGAAACTCTGGACCGGCTCAAAAATGAAGAGGTGGAGTTTGCCCTAATCGGCACTTGTGTGCCTGAAAAGGGTCTCGCCTTTACCCCCCTGTCCCTGGATAAAATCTCCCTGGTGGTGCCCGTCGGGCATCCCTGGAGCGTAAAGGAATTTATCCTTCCGGAAGATCTGGGCAGCGAATCTTTCATTTTTCGCGAATCTGGATCGGGAACGGATCAAACCCTGCGGGAGCAACTGACCAAGGCGAGCTTTGCCCCGGAACAATTGAAAGTCTCCATGGTCCTCGGCAGCAACGAAGCGGTAAAACAGGCGATCCTGCACGGTACCGGGGTTTCCTTTCTGTCCGAACTGTCGGTGAAAAAGGAGTGCGAGCGGGGCGAAATGTGCATCGTCAACATCCGGGGTTTGGACATTTATCGCCACATTTATTTAGTAACCCGAAAGGCTCGCGAACTGGCTCCGGCTGCCAAGGCCTTTATCGACAAACTTGTGCAACATTTTCCCTCGAAGTAA
- the selB gene encoding selenocysteine-specific translation elongation factor — MKHLILGTAGHIDHGKTSLVKALTGTDTDRLKEEKERGITIELGFAHLELPGDIQFGIVDVPGHERFVRAMVAGVGGMDVVMLVIAADEGIMPQTREHLEICQLLGVKKGLVALTKCDMVDEEWLQLVTEEVGDYLAGSFLEEAAIIPVSSRTNHGLDDLKSALELLASEVQEKSADGSFRLPVDRVFSVPGFGAVVTGTLLSGEIATGEEVEVLPSGLTSRVRSVQSHGQTTENGAAGQRLAVNLQGADHNQLCRGDVVVPRGVFRATRTVDARIDYLASAPRELKHRATLRLHSATYEVSAQVILLDRSSLAPGESAFVQLRLKTPVLLLPGDNFIVRSYSPQITVGGGTVIDPAPPRRRRRSAQALELLHSLDQGEDTDKLLLLTQASLLSGLTLEELVLRSGLSEKKIESPLAGLLSKGLIVQALRKPRMFLAGEAFATLKSLLTTGLEKYLQANPLKEGIGKEELKAQIPQRSDVRFFEALLSALQKEQKIIVDRDLIKIPGHRASAAVDQAAVLAKLEGALQQAGTEPPSIKVLGELVRCNDKAVLEHLILLHRENRAVKVTADLFYAPQPLQSIQERLVAFLKENEEITPPQFRELTGLSRKFMIPLLGYFDQEKITLRIGDKRVLRKR; from the coding sequence ATGAAACACCTCATCCTCGGCACCGCCGGTCATATCGACCACGGCAAAACCTCACTGGTCAAAGCCCTGACCGGCACCGACACGGATCGCCTGAAAGAAGAGAAAGAGCGAGGCATTACCATTGAGCTGGGTTTCGCTCATCTGGAACTGCCGGGAGATATTCAGTTCGGGATCGTGGACGTGCCGGGCCATGAGCGGTTTGTGCGGGCCATGGTGGCCGGAGTCGGCGGAATGGATGTGGTGATGCTGGTGATCGCCGCCGACGAAGGGATCATGCCCCAGACCCGGGAGCATCTGGAAATCTGCCAGTTGCTCGGGGTCAAAAAGGGACTGGTGGCCCTCACCAAATGCGACATGGTGGATGAGGAGTGGCTGCAGCTAGTGACCGAAGAGGTCGGCGACTATCTGGCCGGCAGCTTTTTGGAAGAGGCGGCGATCATCCCCGTTTCATCGAGAACCAACCACGGGCTCGACGATCTCAAGTCGGCCCTTGAGCTACTGGCAAGTGAAGTACAGGAAAAGTCGGCTGACGGTTCCTTCCGCCTTCCCGTCGACCGTGTGTTCTCCGTTCCCGGTTTCGGTGCAGTGGTCACCGGCACCCTCCTTTCAGGGGAAATTGCCACTGGCGAGGAAGTGGAGGTGTTGCCTTCCGGCCTCACCTCCCGGGTCCGCAGCGTGCAGAGTCACGGCCAAACAACCGAAAATGGTGCGGCCGGCCAGCGTCTGGCGGTTAACCTGCAAGGAGCCGATCATAACCAACTCTGCCGTGGCGATGTTGTCGTTCCCCGGGGAGTATTTCGTGCCACCCGCACGGTAGATGCACGGATCGACTACCTTGCTTCGGCTCCCCGGGAGTTGAAACATCGGGCCACTCTGCGCCTCCATTCGGCCACCTATGAGGTGTCGGCGCAGGTGATCCTCCTTGACCGGAGCTCCCTCGCCCCCGGTGAATCGGCCTTCGTTCAACTGCGTCTCAAAACTCCGGTTCTGCTCCTGCCCGGCGACAATTTCATCGTACGCAGCTACTCGCCCCAGATTACCGTCGGCGGCGGCACCGTCATCGACCCCGCGCCGCCTCGCCGCAGACGCCGCTCTGCCCAAGCGTTGGAACTGCTTCACTCTCTCGACCAAGGCGAGGACACCGACAAGCTGTTGCTCCTGACGCAGGCGAGTCTCCTGTCCGGCCTGACTTTGGAGGAACTGGTTCTTCGCAGTGGCCTGTCGGAAAAGAAGATTGAGTCTCCCCTTGCCGGACTGCTCTCCAAAGGCCTGATCGTGCAGGCGCTGCGCAAACCTCGCATGTTTCTGGCCGGGGAAGCTTTCGCAACCCTTAAGTCACTGCTGACAACAGGCTTGGAAAAGTACCTGCAGGCCAACCCCCTTAAGGAAGGCATCGGCAAAGAAGAGCTGAAGGCGCAGATCCCACAGCGAAGCGATGTGCGTTTCTTCGAGGCGCTGCTTAGTGCGTTGCAGAAGGAACAGAAGATCATTGTTGACCGGGATCTGATCAAAATACCGGGTCACCGGGCCTCTGCCGCTGTTGATCAGGCCGCCGTGCTGGCTAAACTGGAAGGCGCCCTGCAACAGGCGGGCACCGAACCGCCCAGCATCAAGGTTTTGGGCGAACTGGTTCGCTGCAACGACAAGGCGGTGCTGGAACACCTGATCCTGCTGCACCGCGAGAACCGGGCGGTGAAAGTAACCGCCGACCTCTTCTACGCCCCCCAGCCTTTGCAGTCGATACAGGAAAGGCTGGTGGCCTTTCTCAAAGAAAATGAGGAAATCACCCCGCCCCAATTCCGGGAGCTGACGGGACTTTCGCGGAAATTCATGATTCCCCTGCTCGGCTATTTTGATCAGGAAAAAATCACCCTCCGGATTGGCGACAAGCGGGTATTAAGGAAACGCTAG
- a CDS encoding complex I 24 kDa subunit family protein, producing MSTNQTSGEFNLPEGYALPENLYRELAAFIEGLPTKAGHLVTALHKAQSLFGYLPEEVQKFVAEHMDVSVVHVYGVVSFYTFFTQIPKGKHPISICMGTACFVVGADKIVESFRQQLGGVEVSEVTSDGQFSIDCLRCVGTCALAPVVMIGEKVYGKVTPDQVKDIIADFS from the coding sequence ATGTCTACAAACCAAACGAGCGGGGAATTCAACCTCCCTGAAGGGTACGCACTGCCCGAAAACCTGTACCGGGAGCTTGCCGCCTTTATCGAGGGCCTGCCGACCAAAGCCGGCCACCTGGTCACAGCGCTGCACAAAGCCCAGAGTCTGTTCGGCTACCTTCCGGAAGAAGTTCAGAAGTTCGTTGCAGAGCATATGGATGTGTCGGTGGTTCACGTCTACGGTGTCGTCAGCTTCTACACCTTCTTCACCCAGATACCCAAGGGTAAGCACCCCATCTCCATCTGCATGGGGACGGCCTGCTTCGTCGTCGGTGCCGATAAGATCGTTGAATCCTTCCGGCAGCAACTCGGTGGTGTCGAGGTCAGTGAAGTGACTTCCGATGGTCAATTCTCCATCGACTGCCTGCGTTGCGTCGGCACTTGCGCCCTGGCTCCCGTGGTCATGATCGGTGAGAAGGTCTACGGAAAAGTAACTCCAGACCAAGTTAAAGACATCATTGCCGACTTTTCTTGA
- the fdhF gene encoding formate dehydrogenase subunit alpha — protein sequence MLNITIDGQTTQVPTGSAILDAASQLGVKIPTLCHLEMEEKCNQQTAACRVCVVEVEGRRNLAPACATPVMEGMIVKTDTERVHAARKTVVDLMLSDHPLDCLTCEQAGRCALQDLCYQYDLEQTSFPGQRNDFPIDTTNKFYSRNLNKCVACRRCVVICQNFQNTNAIGFGDRGFSTHPVAPFDRGMDESTCVSCGNCVSLCPTGALLPKSKEKFRSWEVSKVATTCSYCGVGCQMTLLTKDNKVVGVEPANGPSNDGLLCVKGKFAFNFINHPDRLTSPLIKKDGQFVEASWEEAYDLIIDKVKTVKSEYGSEALAGLSSARVTNEENYLFQKLVRAGFGTNSVDHCARLUHSSTVAGLATTLGSGAMTNSINELMASNVIFITGSNTTESHPVIGAKIRQAKKRGAKIIVAEPRAIEITADAEIFLQITPGTNIALYNGLMSTIINEGLQDVEYIKERTENYDELVATLADFSPEKAAEICGVSAEDIKAAARMYAEAAKGAIVYCMGVTQHSSGTEGVMSLANLALLCGNIGIESGGINPLRGQNNVQGACDMGGLPGTYPGYQKVTDAEVKAKFQKAWGVELSDKPGMTLTEIVDKAGHGEIKVLYIMGENPMVSDPDLTHVEKALSNTEFLVVQDIFLTETAQMADVVLPAATFAEKNGTFVNTERRVQRVRKAIEPVGNCKPDWVILSDLLNRLGIEKTYAAAEEIFTELASVTPSYGGINYARLEKLGSLQWPCPTTDHPGTRFLHAGQCARGPGLFKPAVFKPSAELPCAEYPLVMTTGRVLYHYHTRTMTGKEAGLNQMCPESFVEINPTLARKLGIANGDKVAVSTRRGRVEVTAKLTNILKENVIFMPFHFADGSANTLTNPALDPIAKIPEYKSCAARVEKI from the coding sequence ATGTTGAATATAACCATTGACGGTCAAACCACGCAGGTACCGACCGGCAGCGCGATTCTCGATGCTGCCAGTCAGCTGGGAGTGAAGATTCCGACCCTGTGCCATTTGGAAATGGAAGAGAAATGCAACCAGCAGACTGCCGCCTGCCGGGTCTGCGTGGTGGAAGTTGAAGGCCGCCGCAACCTGGCCCCCGCCTGCGCCACCCCGGTCATGGAAGGCATGATCGTCAAGACCGACACCGAACGGGTTCATGCAGCGCGCAAGACCGTTGTCGACCTGATGCTTTCCGACCATCCCCTCGATTGTCTTACCTGCGAACAGGCTGGACGCTGTGCCCTGCAGGACCTCTGCTACCAATACGACCTTGAACAAACTTCCTTTCCGGGTCAGCGCAATGACTTCCCGATAGATACAACCAATAAATTCTACAGCCGCAATCTCAACAAGTGTGTGGCCTGTCGTCGCTGCGTCGTCATTTGTCAGAACTTTCAGAACACCAACGCCATCGGCTTCGGCGACCGCGGTTTCAGCACCCATCCGGTAGCCCCCTTCGATCGAGGAATGGACGAATCGACCTGCGTTTCCTGCGGCAACTGCGTTTCGCTCTGCCCCACCGGTGCTCTACTGCCCAAGAGCAAAGAAAAGTTCCGCAGCTGGGAAGTCTCCAAAGTGGCCACCACCTGCTCTTACTGCGGTGTCGGCTGCCAGATGACCCTGTTGACCAAAGACAACAAGGTTGTCGGTGTCGAGCCCGCTAACGGCCCTTCCAACGATGGTCTGTTGTGCGTCAAAGGCAAGTTCGCTTTCAACTTCATCAACCATCCCGACCGCCTGACTTCCCCGCTGATCAAAAAGGACGGCCAGTTCGTCGAAGCAAGCTGGGAAGAGGCCTACGACCTCATTATCGACAAGGTCAAAACCGTTAAATCGGAATACGGCAGCGAGGCCCTGGCGGGACTGTCTTCGGCCCGTGTCACCAACGAAGAAAATTACCTGTTCCAGAAACTGGTTCGAGCGGGGTTCGGCACCAACAGTGTCGACCATTGTGCCCGACTTTGACACTCCTCAACAGTTGCCGGTCTGGCAACTACGCTTGGAAGTGGCGCAATGACCAACAGCATCAACGAGCTGATGGCCAGTAATGTAATTTTCATCACCGGCTCCAACACGACCGAGTCTCATCCGGTCATCGGCGCCAAGATACGTCAGGCAAAGAAAAGAGGCGCGAAGATCATCGTCGCCGAGCCGCGGGCGATCGAGATAACTGCCGATGCGGAGATCTTCCTGCAGATCACTCCGGGAACCAACATCGCGCTGTACAACGGTCTCATGAGCACCATCATCAATGAAGGGCTGCAGGATGTCGAATACATCAAAGAGCGCACCGAAAACTACGACGAGCTGGTAGCCACCCTGGCCGACTTCAGCCCGGAAAAAGCGGCTGAGATCTGCGGCGTCAGCGCCGAAGACATCAAGGCCGCCGCCCGCATGTATGCCGAAGCCGCTAAAGGTGCCATCGTCTACTGCATGGGCGTCACCCAACATTCCAGCGGCACCGAAGGGGTCATGAGCCTCGCTAACCTGGCGCTGCTCTGCGGCAATATCGGTATCGAATCGGGCGGCATCAACCCGCTGCGCGGCCAGAACAATGTTCAGGGCGCCTGTGACATGGGCGGCCTGCCCGGCACCTATCCCGGCTACCAGAAGGTCACCGATGCCGAGGTGAAGGCCAAGTTCCAGAAGGCCTGGGGCGTCGAACTGTCCGACAAACCCGGCATGACCCTGACCGAAATCGTCGACAAGGCCGGTCACGGAGAGATCAAGGTGCTGTACATCATGGGCGAAAACCCCATGGTTTCCGACCCGGACCTGACCCATGTCGAAAAGGCTCTGAGCAATACCGAGTTTCTGGTGGTACAGGACATCTTCCTCACCGAAACCGCGCAAATGGCCGACGTGGTTCTTCCGGCGGCTACCTTCGCCGAGAAGAACGGTACCTTCGTTAATACCGAGCGCCGTGTCCAGAGGGTGCGTAAGGCCATCGAGCCGGTGGGCAACTGCAAGCCCGACTGGGTGATTCTGAGCGACCTTCTCAACAGGCTCGGTATCGAAAAGACCTACGCCGCTGCCGAGGAAATCTTCACGGAACTCGCTTCGGTGACTCCCTCCTACGGCGGGATCAACTATGCGAGGCTGGAAAAATTGGGCAGCCTGCAGTGGCCCTGCCCGACGACGGACCACCCGGGAACCAGGTTCCTGCACGCCGGCCAATGCGCCCGCGGTCCGGGTCTGTTCAAGCCGGCAGTGTTCAAGCCCAGCGCCGAGCTGCCCTGTGCGGAGTACCCTCTGGTTATGACCACCGGGCGGGTGCTCTATCACTACCACACCCGGACTATGACCGGTAAGGAAGCGGGCCTGAATCAGATGTGTCCCGAATCCTTTGTCGAGATCAACCCGACACTGGCCAGGAAACTGGGCATCGCAAATGGCGACAAGGTCGCCGTATCGACCCGTCGCGGTCGGGTCGAAGTGACCGCCAAACTCACCAACATCCTGAAAGAAAACGTTATCTTCATGCCGTTCCATTTTGCCGACGGATCGGCCAACACCCTGACCAACCCGGCACTTGACCCGATCGCCAAGATCCCCGAGTACAAGTCCTGTGCGGCCAGGGTGGAGAAGATTTAG